The Paenibacillus sp. FSL R7-0345 DNA segment TTTATCAGGATTATGTGAGACATTTCAGTGATATAAAAAAAGCCGCGCTTTCCCTTCTGTCCGATGTCCGGGACATGTTCCCGGACAGGAAGGCGGCACTCGCTGTAAGCGGTTCCTCGGGCATGTCCTTATCCAAGCTGGGCGGCATTCCCTTTGTCCAGGAGGTTATTGCCTGCACCAAAGCGATCAGCGAGCTGATCCCGCAGTGCGATACGGCAATTGAACTTGGCGGGGAAGATGCCAAGATTATTTATTTGAACGGCGGGATCGAACAGCGGATGAATACCGCCTGTGCAGGCGGTACAGGGGCATTCATCGACCAGATGGCTGCGCTGCTGCAGACTGACCCTGCCGGCCTGAACCTGCTCGCCGGGAAGCATGAGCGGATCTATCCGATTGCGTCCCGCTGCGGGGTGTTTGCCAAAAGCGATGTGCAGCCGCTGCTTAATGAAGGGGCGCGGCGTGAGGATATCGCCGCTTCGATCTTCCAAAGCATCGTGAACCAGACGATAAGCGGTCTGGCCTGCGGGCGTCCGATCCGCGGCCGGGTGGCTTTTTTGGGCGGTCCGCTTACCTTCCTTCCTGTACTGCGTGAGCTGTTTGCGAAGACGCTCGGCCTTAAGGAAGGAGAGGTGCTGTTTCCGGAGCGCTCCCAGTATTTCGTCGCGATCGGCTCGGCGCTTTCACAGGCAGAGCCGCTTGTGCTGCCGCTGAATGACTGGATTTCCCGGATTGCCGCAGTTGATTTCAAGGCGGACCGGGCCGAGGATGCCGATCTTCCGCCTTTGTTCGAGACGGATGCCGATCTGGCGGAGTTTAGGCAGCGCCACGGCAAGGCTGCAGTTAAACGGGCCGATCTGGCCGATTACAGCGGCCCTTGCTATCTGGGGATTGATGCCGGATCAACGACGACGAAGCTCGTCATTACCGGCGCTGACGATCAGATTCTGTACACCTCTTACGGAAGCAACAAAGGCAATCCGCTGCAGTCGGTCAGCGATGCCCTGCAGGAAATCTACCGGCTGCTCCCGGAGGCTAGTTATATTGCTGGTTCTTACGCCACCGGTTACGGCGAAGGCCTGATCAAGGCTGCACTGCGCACAGACGGCGGGGAAGTAGAGACGGTAGCGCATTACAAGGCAGCGTCCAAGTTTATGCCGGAGGTCGACTTTATTCTTGATATCGGCGGCCAGGATATGAAGTGCATCAAGATCCGCGGCGGCGCAATCGACAGCCTGATGCTGAATGAAGCCTGCTCGGCAGGCTGCGGCTCTTTCCTGGAGAGCTTTGCTTCCGCTCTGGAGCTGGGCATCGCCGAATTTGCCGAGGCTGCGCTGGAATCCAGCAAGCCGGTCAACCTTGGCTCACGCTGCACCGTATTCATGAATTCCAAGGTGAAGCAGGTACAGAAGGAAGGGGCTTCGCTGGCAGACCTTTCCGCCGGGCTGGCCTACTCTGTTATTAAGAATGCCCTGCAAAAGGTAATAAAAATCCGCAACGCCGAGGACCTGGGCCGTAATATTATCGTGCAGGGCGGCACCTTCTATAATGAAGCCGTGCTGCGGGCGTTCGAGCTGCTGACCGGCAGAACGGTGGTCCGGCCGGACATTGCCGGCGTGATGGGTGCTTACGGCTGCGCCCTGCTGGCCAAAGAACAGGCTGTTCCCGGAGAAGTGAGCACGCTGCTCGGTCCAGCCGAGCTGGACGCCTTCACCTACGAGGTTTCTCCGGGCCGCTGCAGACTCTGCGCCAACAACTGCGCGCTGACGATCAGCCGCTTCCCGGACAAGAGCTTCCATGTGACCGGCAACCGCTGCGAGCGCGGGGCCGGGGGCAAGAAAGCCAAGAATACACTGCCTAATCTGATGCAGTATAAATATGAGCGCTTCTTTGATTATGAAGGACTGCCTGAAGAACAGGCGGAGCGCGGAGTCGTCGGCATCCCGCGGACCATGAATATGTTCGAGAACTATCCGTTCTGGCATACCTTTTTTACCAAGCTGCGTTACCGCACGGTGCTTTCCCAAAAATCCAGCAAAAAGCTTTATGAAAGCGGGATGGATACCATCCCGTCCGAATCGATCTGCTATCCGGCCAAGATGGCTCACGGGCATGTACAGAGTCTGGTCGGCCAAGGCGTGGACTTTATCTTTTATCCGGCGGTTGTCTACGAGAAGAAAGAGGATGACGCGGCGACGAATCATTTCAACTGTCCGGTGGTTGCCTCCTATCCCGAGGTCATCCGTAACAATATGGACAGCCTGAAGGAAAAGGGGGTTCCGCTCGTCAGCCCCTTCCTGACCTTTGACGATATTTCTGCCCTGATCAAAGGACTGACGAAGACCTTTACCGGTATTCCGCGTGAAGAGATTGCAGCAGCCGTACAAGCGGGGCTGGCCGAAGCGGAGAACGCCAAAAGGGATGTGCGCACCAAAGGTGAGGAGACCCTGGTCTTCCTCAGCGAGACGGGCACCAAAGGCATTCTCCTGTGCGGGCATCCGTATCACGCTGATCCGGAGATTAACCATGGCATCGCCGATATGATCACCGGTATGGGGCTCGCTGTGCTGACTGAGGATTCGGTCTGCCATCTGGACCGCAGCGAAGGTGACGTGGCGGTGGTTAATCAATGGACCTATCATGCCCGGATGTACCGCGCCGCCCGGCTGGCCTCGGCCCGGACCGATCTTGAGCTGGTCCAGCTGACCTCCTTTGGCTGCGGTATCGATGCGATCACCTGCGATGCCGTGCAGGAGATTATGGAGCGGCACAACAAGGTGTATACGCTGATCAAGATTGATGAGATCAGCAACCTGGGGGCAGCCCGCATCCGGCTCCGTTCGCTGCTGGCGGCGATGCGCGAACGTGAGAAGAGCGAAGTACAGCCGCAGCTGCTGTACAAAACCCAGGCCAATATTACCTTCACCAAAGAAATGAAGGATACGTATACCATTTTGTCGCCGCAAATGTCACCCGTGCACTTCGAACTGTTTGAACGGGTCTTCCGCGATGCCGGATACCGGCTCAAGATCCTGGAGACTACCGGGCCGCAGCAGACAGAGGAAGGGCTCAGGTTTGTTAACAATGATGCCTGTTACCCGGCAATCGTGACCATCGGGCAGATCCTGTCAGCGCTTAAAGGCGGAGACTATGACCTGAACCGTACGGCGGTTATCATGTCACAGACAGGCGGCGGCTGCCGGGCAACGAATTATATCTCGCTGCTGCGCAAGGCGCTGAAGGACTCGGGGCTGGGCCATATTCCGGTCATCTCGCTGAATGCCTCGGGGATGGAGAACCAGCCGGGGTTCAAGATCAGCCTCAAGCTGGCTAACCGGCTGGTTGCTGCAGCCTGTTACGGCGATCTGATGATGCGGCTGCTGCACCGGTTCCGCCCGTATGAGCAGATTCCGGGCAGCGCCGAATCGCTTTACCGCAAAGGCATGGAACGCTGCAAGAGCAGCCTGTCGACCTTCTCCTTCCGGGACTACAAGCGGCTGGTCCGGGAGATCGTCGCTGAGTTCAGCCGCCTGCCGGTGCATGATTACGAGAAGCCGAAGGTGGGCATTGTCGGTGAGATTCTGATCAAGTTCCATCCGGACGCCAACAACCGGATCATTGATATGATTGAAGCGGAGGGCGGCGAAGCGGTAATGCCGGACTTTCTGGACTTTATTTTCTACTGCATCTACAATCCGATTTACAAGGCGGAGCAGTTCGGCAAAAGCAAAAAGCTGGGCTACATTAACCCGATGCTGATTTCTTATCTGGAGATTTACCGCAGACCGGTAAAAGTGGCGCTCGAGGAAGCGGGCCTGGCGAAAAGCCGCGAGAATATTTACGGGCTGGCCGAAAAGGCAAGCCGGCTTGTCTCAGTCGGCAACCAGATGGGTGAAGGCTGGTTCCTGACCGCAGAGATGATGGATCTGCTGGATAACGGGGTGAACAATATCGTCTGCATTCAGCCGTTTGCCTGCCTGCCGAATCATATTACCGGCCGCGGCACCATCAAGGGGCTGAAGGAGCTGTATCCGGGGGCTAATATTGCAGCGATTGATTATGATGCCGGCGTCAGCGTAGTGAACCAGGCCAACCGGATAAAGCTGATGATGTCCATAGCAAGCGAGCTGGTCAGCAGCAGAAAGACTAAGCAGACATCCAGCCGTGTGAGCAAGCCGGTTAAGCTGGAGACGTTTAGCGGAAGCGTTTAGCCTGCTTGCTTCGAGGAGCTGGGCTCTGCACAAACGTTTAGTTGGATTTGTGCTACTTATATTTATAATTTTTTAATGGTTCATTAATTTAGTTGGATAATCGCTGCTTAATTTGGGCAAAAAACCTCTATTAGAGTGAAAAGCATAGATTTAAGTAGCCTTTTTCCACCTAAGTGATCTCATTTGTACTTTTTTTAAAGAATTAGTTAGCTTTTTTCCACTTGGATTTATGAGCCGGGCTCATAGCAGAAGGTATAAGGGTATTGGGATGCCTGCAGATTAGGAAACCTAGAGGCAGGCGGATGACGGATTCAGGATACGTGTACAAAAAGCGGAGCAGGAAAGATTTCCTGCCTCGCTTTTTTTCTTACCGGCAGCTACCGGGAAACCGGCTGCTTCTGCAACTTCTGCTTTACCTGCATCGTCTTATTCAGATGCAGGAAGTTGTGTCTTGTGGCCGGCATCAGGATAAGACCGGCTGCGGTTTTGCCGCCCCAGTAATCAAGCAGCCACTGCTCGGAAGCTTTGACCGCTCCCTGATCACTAACCTGTCTGAGCCGCGATACAGTTACTTTAGCTTTTAGCTCTGCGGCGCTTAGCCCGGAAATAATGGAGCGGGTCCGCCCGGCAACAGCCAGCCTATAGACCCTTAATGCCTCGAAAGACAGAGCTGCACTAAGCTCAGCCATCTCTGCCTCATCCATCCCATTGCCCGAATGTATAAACCGCGTATGCAGTTTCTCCGCATGCCCTTCGCTGTGCAGCACTTGTTCCCGGCCCGAGACCAGAATATTCATCGTAATGTCTTCGATCCGCGCTGCGTGCCAGAGATGCCAGGCGATGGAGTTCCTGCTGCCTGATGTTTGTACCGGATAAGCGCGGAAAGTCTGCACTGTGAGGCCGCACACAATATTATCCTCATAAGTCGGTTGTCCGGAAGCCTCTGCTTCCGAGGCATACAGCCAGCGGTGCTGATCCAGAAACAAGGCTACAGCCTCAGAGTGCTGATCAGCCCGGGTGAGCATTTCCGTCAGTGCCTTGTGATTCACGTTCCACAATTTCCGCTGCTCAAGATTCAACCTCTCCACCATCTTTCCGCAAAGTTCCTTTCTTCTTGAATTATAAATAAAATCCAGAGCTGGTTTGTTTTTAGAAGTGTCTGCTCTGCGTCAGAAGCTCATACTAAGTAGAAAACCGCTCAGGAGTCAGAGTGAAGATAGCGGTGTATAAGAGAATAAGGTGTAAATGAAAGTAAGACGTTGTATTAACTTTCAGAAATTTTCAGCAAAGCATTGACGAAAAAATACGTAAATAGTAAAATAGTTCGTATACGAAGTATTAACGATGAACGAATAAGCGGGGTGATCATGTTGGAGGAAAAAGAGCAGCAGCTGGATGATATTCTGTCTTCATTCCGCTGCATCACCCATAATTACCAGCAGCTGCTGTGGAAGGATGCGGAAGAGCTCAACGTTACGTCCACGCAGCTGATGGTGCTGCGCAAGCTGGCTATGCATCCGGATATCGGCATTACTGAGCTGGCCGATCTGCTGCATTTGGGCAATAGCGCTGCAAGCGGAGTAGTGGACCGGATGGTTAAGG contains these protein-coding regions:
- a CDS encoding acyl-CoA dehydratase activase-related protein — translated: MMRIGLDVGSTTAKLVVMERNTIVYQDYVRHFSDIKKAALSLLSDVRDMFPDRKAALAVSGSSGMSLSKLGGIPFVQEVIACTKAISELIPQCDTAIELGGEDAKIIYLNGGIEQRMNTACAGGTGAFIDQMAALLQTDPAGLNLLAGKHERIYPIASRCGVFAKSDVQPLLNEGARREDIAASIFQSIVNQTISGLACGRPIRGRVAFLGGPLTFLPVLRELFAKTLGLKEGEVLFPERSQYFVAIGSALSQAEPLVLPLNDWISRIAAVDFKADRAEDADLPPLFETDADLAEFRQRHGKAAVKRADLADYSGPCYLGIDAGSTTTKLVITGADDQILYTSYGSNKGNPLQSVSDALQEIYRLLPEASYIAGSYATGYGEGLIKAALRTDGGEVETVAHYKAASKFMPEVDFILDIGGQDMKCIKIRGGAIDSLMLNEACSAGCGSFLESFASALELGIAEFAEAALESSKPVNLGSRCTVFMNSKVKQVQKEGASLADLSAGLAYSVIKNALQKVIKIRNAEDLGRNIIVQGGTFYNEAVLRAFELLTGRTVVRPDIAGVMGAYGCALLAKEQAVPGEVSTLLGPAELDAFTYEVSPGRCRLCANNCALTISRFPDKSFHVTGNRCERGAGGKKAKNTLPNLMQYKYERFFDYEGLPEEQAERGVVGIPRTMNMFENYPFWHTFFTKLRYRTVLSQKSSKKLYESGMDTIPSESICYPAKMAHGHVQSLVGQGVDFIFYPAVVYEKKEDDAATNHFNCPVVASYPEVIRNNMDSLKEKGVPLVSPFLTFDDISALIKGLTKTFTGIPREEIAAAVQAGLAEAENAKRDVRTKGEETLVFLSETGTKGILLCGHPYHADPEINHGIADMITGMGLAVLTEDSVCHLDRSEGDVAVVNQWTYHARMYRAARLASARTDLELVQLTSFGCGIDAITCDAVQEIMERHNKVYTLIKIDEISNLGAARIRLRSLLAAMREREKSEVQPQLLYKTQANITFTKEMKDTYTILSPQMSPVHFELFERVFRDAGYRLKILETTGPQQTEEGLRFVNNDACYPAIVTIGQILSALKGGDYDLNRTAVIMSQTGGGCRATNYISLLRKALKDSGLGHIPVISLNASGMENQPGFKISLKLANRLVAAACYGDLMMRLLHRFRPYEQIPGSAESLYRKGMERCKSSLSTFSFRDYKRLVREIVAEFSRLPVHDYEKPKVGIVGEILIKFHPDANNRIIDMIEAEGGEAVMPDFLDFIFYCIYNPIYKAEQFGKSKKLGYINPMLISYLEIYRRPVKVALEEAGLAKSRENIYGLAEKASRLVSVGNQMGEGWFLTAEMMDLLDNGVNNIVCIQPFACLPNHITGRGTIKGLKELYPGANIAAIDYDAGVSVVNQANRIKLMMSIASELVSSRKTKQTSSRVSKPVKLETFSGSV
- a CDS encoding DinB family protein — protein: MNHKALTEMLTRADQHSEAVALFLDQHRWLYASEAEASGQPTYEDNIVCGLTVQTFRAYPVQTSGSRNSIAWHLWHAARIEDITMNILVSGREQVLHSEGHAEKLHTRFIHSGNGMDEAEMAELSAALSFEALRVYRLAVAGRTRSIISGLSAAELKAKVTVSRLRQVSDQGAVKASEQWLLDYWGGKTAAGLILMPATRHNFLHLNKTMQVKQKLQKQPVSR
- a CDS encoding MarR family transcriptional regulator, whose translation is MLEEKEQQLDDILSSFRCITHNYQQLLWKDAEELNVTSTQLMVLRKLAMHPDIGITELADLLHLGNSAASGVVDRMVKAGLLTRQRSETDRRIVQLTVTEKGLDIRERSKQSIRKHLQPLENIPAEDVKELLRLHGEIIKILVQGRENK